A genomic region of Jaculus jaculus isolate mJacJac1 chromosome 10, mJacJac1.mat.Y.cur, whole genome shotgun sequence contains the following coding sequences:
- the Pigbos1 gene encoding protein PIGBOS1, translating to MFRGLTLPQLAFASILGIVGGIYIYQPIFEQYSRDQKELKQKEKLARDFEEKGSSGGRANGAA from the coding sequence ATGTTCAGGGGACTGACTCTACCACAACTGGCTTTTGCCAGCATCCTTGGAATTGTGGGAGGAATATATATTTATCAGCCCATATTTGAACAGTATTCCAGAGACCAAAAGGAATTgaaacaaaaggagaaactgGCACGAGACTTTGAAGAGAAGGGAAGCTCAGGTGGCCGGGCAAATGGGGCTGCTTAA